A portion of the Chelonia mydas isolate rCheMyd1 chromosome 23, rCheMyd1.pri.v2, whole genome shotgun sequence genome contains these proteins:
- the LIG1 gene encoding DNA ligase 1 isoform X2 produces the protein MMQRPITSFFQPMKAVKEEEKIRLPAEGDSASQLSEAAVIQRNGVSLSVDSPVKSAAKRPLRRVLESDSDEEEAVLTAQAEVDPIQEKSLEKASSKEEPMQTPQSDLSADSPSPSSSHSAGDSPALSDSPAIGRAGIPRRRTGPGDEVGRGAKEEAAMDMQEVKGQHSEIELAEVNGTLEEGAVNKGEEDCTKGGAQEKPEPPKPSRAISSFFAPKKVTVARAGKADEHAAVEIPPAPTGSATASSNGSDGTAGSFSKPVVPLDPMEYNPSKSSYHPIQDACWGHGQRVPYLAVARTFERIEEVSARLKNIETLSNLFRSVIALSPSDILPCIYLCLNRLGPAYKGLELGIGETILMKAVAQATGRQLDQIKAEAQEKGDLGLVAESSRSNQRTMFTPPKLSAAGVFSKLQEIARMTGSASMNKKIDIIKGLFVACRHSEARYITRSLGGKLRIGLAEQSALSAIAHAVSLTPPAQGFPPEVLDAGQGKSAEARKTWLEEQTQILKQTFCELPSYDIIVPILLEHGVESLPQHCKITPGIPLKPMLAQPTKGIGEVLKRFEEAAFTCEYKYDGERAQIHILENGDVHIYSRNQEDNTSKYPDIISRIPKVKKGSVRSCILDAEAVAWDPEKRQIQPFQVLTTRKRKDVEAAEIKVQVCLYAFDILYLNGESLVKKPFSRRRQLLHESFVETEGEFLFATSMDTSSLDEISEFLDQSIKDSCEGLMVKSLEVDATYEIAKRSHKWLKLKKDYLEGVGDTLDLVVIGAYLGKGKRVGMYGGFLLACYDEESEEYQSICKIGTGFTEEILEKHYSFLKDHVLEKPRPYYRWDSSTEPNHWLAAVQVWEVKCADLSISPVHKAAIGLVDEEKGISLRFPRFLRVRDDKKPEEATTSSQVAELYKQQQQIQNQQPVEKAEEEDFY, from the exons ATGATGCAGCGCCCCATCAC GTCATTTTTCCAGCCCATGAAGGcagtgaaggaggaggagaagatcaGACTGCCAGCAGAAGGGGACTCAGCCAGCCA GTTGTCAGAGGCAGCTGTGATACAGAGAAATGGCGTAAGCCTCTCTGTGGACTCCCCAGTGAAATCCGCTGCCAAGAGGCCCCTGCGCCGGGTCTTGGAGAGCGACAGTGACGAGGAGGAGGCCGTGCTGACAGCCCAAGCAGAGGTGGATCCCATACAGGAAAAAAGCTTAGAGAAAGCCAGCAGCAAGGAG GAGCCTATGCAGACTCCTCAGTCTGATCTTTCTGCGGATAGCCCCTCGCCAAGCAGTAGCCACTCCGCTGGAGACAGCCCGGCCCTTTCTGACTCCCCTGCCATTGGCCGTGCTGGCATCCCCAGACGCAGGACGG GCCCAGGAGATGAGGTAGGCAGGGGAGCAAAGGAAGAAGCAGCCATGGACATGCAAGAGGTGAAAGGTCAGCATTCGGAGATAGAACTGGCTGAAGTTAATGGCACTttggaggagggggctgtgaacaAGGGAGAAGAGGACTGCACTAAAGGGGGAGCCCAGGAGAAGCCTGAGCCACCCAAGCCCAGCAGAGCCATCTCCAGCTTCTTTG CCCCCAAGAAGGTGACAGTGGCAAGGGCAGGGAAGGCAGATGAACATGCAGCAGTGGAGATACCACCTGCCCCAACTGGCTCAGCCACAGCGAGCAGCAATGGGAGTGATGGCACAGCTGGCAG TTTCTCCAAGCCAGTTGTGCCACTGGACCCTATGGAGTACAATCCTTCGAAGAGCAGCTACCACCCCATCCAGGATGCCTGCTGGGGGCATGGTCAGAG GGTCCCCTACCTGGCTGTGGCTCGGACCTTTGAGCGGATCGAGGAGGTGTCTGCCCG GCTGAAGAACATTGAGACCCTGAGCAACCTCTTCCGCTCGGTGATCGCCCTGTCGCCATCCGACATTCTGCCCTGCATCTACCTCTGCCTGAACCGCCTGGGCCCTGCCTAcaaggggctggagctgggcatcGGCGAGACCATCCTCATGAAGGCTGTCGCACAGGCAACGG GCCGCCAGCTGGATCAGATCAAAGCCGAGGCCCAGGAGAAGGGGGATCTGGGCTTGGTAGCAGAGAGCAGCCGCAGCAACCAACGCACCATGTTTACGCCGCCCAAGCTGAGTGCTGCTGGGGTTTTCAGCAAGCTACAGGAGATTGCCAGGATGACAGGCAGTGCT TCCATGAACAAGAAGATCGACATCATCAAAGGGCTGTTTGTGGCCTGCCGGCACTCGGAAGCTCGCTACATCACTCG GTCCCTGGGCGGGAAGCTTCGGATTGGGCTGGCAGAGCAGTCAGCGCTGTCAGCCATTGCCCATGCCGTGTCTCTTACTCCCCCAGCACAAG GGTTTCCCCCAGAGGTACTGGATGCTGGCCAGGGCAAGTCTGCAGAGGCACGCAAAACCTGGCTGGAGGAGCAGACCCAGATCCTCAAGCAGACCTTCTG TGAGTTGCCTAGCTATGACATCATAGTGCCCATCCTGCTGGAGCACGGAGTGGAGAGCCTGCCACAGCACTGCAAGATCACCCCAG GGATCCCCCTGAAGCCCATGCTGGCCCAGCCCACCAAGGGCATTGGGGAGGTGCTGAAGCGCTTTGAGGAGGCTGCCTTCACCTGCGAGTACAAGTATGACGGGGAGCGAGCCCAG atCCACATCCTGGAGAATGGCGATGTGCACATCTACAGCCGCAACCAGGAGGACAACACCTCCAAATACCCTGACATCATCAGCCGCATCCCCAAG GTGAAGAAGGGCAGTGTGCGGTCGTGTATCCTGGATGCTGAGGCCGTAGCCTGGGACCCTGAGAAGAGGCAGATTCAACCCTTCCAGGTCCTGACCACGCGGAAGCGCAAG GATGTGGAAGCTGCTGAGATTAAAGTGCAGGTGTGTCTGTATGCCTTCGACATTCTGTACCTCAATGGGGAG TCCCTAGTGAAGAAGCCATTTTCCAGGCGCCGTCAGCTGCTGCACGAGTCTTTTGTGGAGACGGAGGGGGAGTTCCTGTTTGCCACCTCCATGGACACCTCCAGCCTGGACGAGATCTCTGAATTTCTTGACCAGTCCATCAAAG ACTCCTGCGAGGGCCTCATGGTCAAGTCCCTGGAGGTGGATGCCACGTACGAGATCGCCAAGAGATCCCACAAGTGGCTGAAG CTGAAGAAGGATTACCTGGAAGGTGTTGGTGACACTCTGGACTTGGTGGTGATTGGTGCCTACCTGGGCAAGGGCAAGCGAGTAGGCATGTATGGCGGCTTCCTGCTGGCCTGCTACGATGAGGAGAGTGAAGAATACCAGAGCATCTGCAAG ATTGGGACTGGCTTCACAGAGGAGATCCTGGAGAAGCATTACAGCTTCCTGAAG GACCATGTGCTAGAGAAGCCACGGCCCTATTACCGCTGGGATAGCAGCACTGAGCCCAACCACTGGCTGGCAGCTGTGCAGGTGTGGGAAGTGAAGTGCGCTGACCTGTCCATCTCTCCTGTGCACAAGGCAGCTATAGGTCTG GTGGATGAGGAGAAGGGCATCTCCCTGCGCTTTCCCCGGTTCCTGCGCGTGCGTGATGACAAGAAGCCTGAGGAAGCCACCACCAGTTCCCAG GTAGCTGAGCTctacaagcagcagcagcagattcagAACCAGCAGCCTGTGGAGAAGGCTGAGGAGGAGGACTTCTACTAG
- the LIG1 gene encoding DNA ligase 1 isoform X1 yields MMQRPITSFFQPMKAVKEEEKIRLPAEGDSASQLSEAAVIQRNGVSLSVDSPVKSAAKRPLRRVLESDSDEEEAVLTAQAEVDPIQEKSLEKASSKEEPMQTPQSDLSADSPSPSSSHSAGDSPALSDSPAIGRAGIPRRRTARKQIPKRKIELPTSRENNRDEEPSAKRCREEQGPGDEVGRGAKEEAAMDMQEVKGQHSEIELAEVNGTLEEGAVNKGEEDCTKGGAQEKPEPPKPSRAISSFFAPKKVTVARAGKADEHAAVEIPPAPTGSATASSNGSDGTAGSFSKPVVPLDPMEYNPSKSSYHPIQDACWGHGQRVPYLAVARTFERIEEVSARLKNIETLSNLFRSVIALSPSDILPCIYLCLNRLGPAYKGLELGIGETILMKAVAQATGRQLDQIKAEAQEKGDLGLVAESSRSNQRTMFTPPKLSAAGVFSKLQEIARMTGSASMNKKIDIIKGLFVACRHSEARYITRSLGGKLRIGLAEQSALSAIAHAVSLTPPAQGFPPEVLDAGQGKSAEARKTWLEEQTQILKQTFCELPSYDIIVPILLEHGVESLPQHCKITPGIPLKPMLAQPTKGIGEVLKRFEEAAFTCEYKYDGERAQIHILENGDVHIYSRNQEDNTSKYPDIISRIPKVKKGSVRSCILDAEAVAWDPEKRQIQPFQVLTTRKRKDVEAAEIKVQVCLYAFDILYLNGESLVKKPFSRRRQLLHESFVETEGEFLFATSMDTSSLDEISEFLDQSIKDSCEGLMVKSLEVDATYEIAKRSHKWLKLKKDYLEGVGDTLDLVVIGAYLGKGKRVGMYGGFLLACYDEESEEYQSICKIGTGFTEEILEKHYSFLKDHVLEKPRPYYRWDSSTEPNHWLAAVQVWEVKCADLSISPVHKAAIGLVDEEKGISLRFPRFLRVRDDKKPEEATTSSQVAELYKQQQQIQNQQPVEKAEEEDFY; encoded by the exons ATGATGCAGCGCCCCATCAC GTCATTTTTCCAGCCCATGAAGGcagtgaaggaggaggagaagatcaGACTGCCAGCAGAAGGGGACTCAGCCAGCCA GTTGTCAGAGGCAGCTGTGATACAGAGAAATGGCGTAAGCCTCTCTGTGGACTCCCCAGTGAAATCCGCTGCCAAGAGGCCCCTGCGCCGGGTCTTGGAGAGCGACAGTGACGAGGAGGAGGCCGTGCTGACAGCCCAAGCAGAGGTGGATCCCATACAGGAAAAAAGCTTAGAGAAAGCCAGCAGCAAGGAG GAGCCTATGCAGACTCCTCAGTCTGATCTTTCTGCGGATAGCCCCTCGCCAAGCAGTAGCCACTCCGCTGGAGACAGCCCGGCCCTTTCTGACTCCCCTGCCATTGGCCGTGCTGGCATCCCCAGACGCAGGACGG CTCGCAAGCAGATCCCCAAACGCAAAATAGAGCTGCCAACTAGCAGGGAGAACAACAGGGATGAGGAGCCAAGTGCCAAGAGATGCCGGGAAGAGCAAG GCCCAGGAGATGAGGTAGGCAGGGGAGCAAAGGAAGAAGCAGCCATGGACATGCAAGAGGTGAAAGGTCAGCATTCGGAGATAGAACTGGCTGAAGTTAATGGCACTttggaggagggggctgtgaacaAGGGAGAAGAGGACTGCACTAAAGGGGGAGCCCAGGAGAAGCCTGAGCCACCCAAGCCCAGCAGAGCCATCTCCAGCTTCTTTG CCCCCAAGAAGGTGACAGTGGCAAGGGCAGGGAAGGCAGATGAACATGCAGCAGTGGAGATACCACCTGCCCCAACTGGCTCAGCCACAGCGAGCAGCAATGGGAGTGATGGCACAGCTGGCAG TTTCTCCAAGCCAGTTGTGCCACTGGACCCTATGGAGTACAATCCTTCGAAGAGCAGCTACCACCCCATCCAGGATGCCTGCTGGGGGCATGGTCAGAG GGTCCCCTACCTGGCTGTGGCTCGGACCTTTGAGCGGATCGAGGAGGTGTCTGCCCG GCTGAAGAACATTGAGACCCTGAGCAACCTCTTCCGCTCGGTGATCGCCCTGTCGCCATCCGACATTCTGCCCTGCATCTACCTCTGCCTGAACCGCCTGGGCCCTGCCTAcaaggggctggagctgggcatcGGCGAGACCATCCTCATGAAGGCTGTCGCACAGGCAACGG GCCGCCAGCTGGATCAGATCAAAGCCGAGGCCCAGGAGAAGGGGGATCTGGGCTTGGTAGCAGAGAGCAGCCGCAGCAACCAACGCACCATGTTTACGCCGCCCAAGCTGAGTGCTGCTGGGGTTTTCAGCAAGCTACAGGAGATTGCCAGGATGACAGGCAGTGCT TCCATGAACAAGAAGATCGACATCATCAAAGGGCTGTTTGTGGCCTGCCGGCACTCGGAAGCTCGCTACATCACTCG GTCCCTGGGCGGGAAGCTTCGGATTGGGCTGGCAGAGCAGTCAGCGCTGTCAGCCATTGCCCATGCCGTGTCTCTTACTCCCCCAGCACAAG GGTTTCCCCCAGAGGTACTGGATGCTGGCCAGGGCAAGTCTGCAGAGGCACGCAAAACCTGGCTGGAGGAGCAGACCCAGATCCTCAAGCAGACCTTCTG TGAGTTGCCTAGCTATGACATCATAGTGCCCATCCTGCTGGAGCACGGAGTGGAGAGCCTGCCACAGCACTGCAAGATCACCCCAG GGATCCCCCTGAAGCCCATGCTGGCCCAGCCCACCAAGGGCATTGGGGAGGTGCTGAAGCGCTTTGAGGAGGCTGCCTTCACCTGCGAGTACAAGTATGACGGGGAGCGAGCCCAG atCCACATCCTGGAGAATGGCGATGTGCACATCTACAGCCGCAACCAGGAGGACAACACCTCCAAATACCCTGACATCATCAGCCGCATCCCCAAG GTGAAGAAGGGCAGTGTGCGGTCGTGTATCCTGGATGCTGAGGCCGTAGCCTGGGACCCTGAGAAGAGGCAGATTCAACCCTTCCAGGTCCTGACCACGCGGAAGCGCAAG GATGTGGAAGCTGCTGAGATTAAAGTGCAGGTGTGTCTGTATGCCTTCGACATTCTGTACCTCAATGGGGAG TCCCTAGTGAAGAAGCCATTTTCCAGGCGCCGTCAGCTGCTGCACGAGTCTTTTGTGGAGACGGAGGGGGAGTTCCTGTTTGCCACCTCCATGGACACCTCCAGCCTGGACGAGATCTCTGAATTTCTTGACCAGTCCATCAAAG ACTCCTGCGAGGGCCTCATGGTCAAGTCCCTGGAGGTGGATGCCACGTACGAGATCGCCAAGAGATCCCACAAGTGGCTGAAG CTGAAGAAGGATTACCTGGAAGGTGTTGGTGACACTCTGGACTTGGTGGTGATTGGTGCCTACCTGGGCAAGGGCAAGCGAGTAGGCATGTATGGCGGCTTCCTGCTGGCCTGCTACGATGAGGAGAGTGAAGAATACCAGAGCATCTGCAAG ATTGGGACTGGCTTCACAGAGGAGATCCTGGAGAAGCATTACAGCTTCCTGAAG GACCATGTGCTAGAGAAGCCACGGCCCTATTACCGCTGGGATAGCAGCACTGAGCCCAACCACTGGCTGGCAGCTGTGCAGGTGTGGGAAGTGAAGTGCGCTGACCTGTCCATCTCTCCTGTGCACAAGGCAGCTATAGGTCTG GTGGATGAGGAGAAGGGCATCTCCCTGCGCTTTCCCCGGTTCCTGCGCGTGCGTGATGACAAGAAGCCTGAGGAAGCCACCACCAGTTCCCAG GTAGCTGAGCTctacaagcagcagcagcagattcagAACCAGCAGCCTGTGGAGAAGGCTGAGGAGGAGGACTTCTACTAG
- the LIG1 gene encoding DNA ligase 1 isoform X3, translating into MDMQEVKGQHSEIELAEVNGTLEEGAVNKGEEDCTKGGAQEKPEPPKPSRAISSFFAPKKVTVARAGKADEHAAVEIPPAPTGSATASSNGSDGTAGSFSKPVVPLDPMEYNPSKSSYHPIQDACWGHGQRVPYLAVARTFERIEEVSARLKNIETLSNLFRSVIALSPSDILPCIYLCLNRLGPAYKGLELGIGETILMKAVAQATGRQLDQIKAEAQEKGDLGLVAESSRSNQRTMFTPPKLSAAGVFSKLQEIARMTGSASMNKKIDIIKGLFVACRHSEARYITRSLGGKLRIGLAEQSALSAIAHAVSLTPPAQGFPPEVLDAGQGKSAEARKTWLEEQTQILKQTFCELPSYDIIVPILLEHGVESLPQHCKITPGIPLKPMLAQPTKGIGEVLKRFEEAAFTCEYKYDGERAQIHILENGDVHIYSRNQEDNTSKYPDIISRIPKVKKGSVRSCILDAEAVAWDPEKRQIQPFQVLTTRKRKDVEAAEIKVQVCLYAFDILYLNGESLVKKPFSRRRQLLHESFVETEGEFLFATSMDTSSLDEISEFLDQSIKDSCEGLMVKSLEVDATYEIAKRSHKWLKLKKDYLEGVGDTLDLVVIGAYLGKGKRVGMYGGFLLACYDEESEEYQSICKIGTGFTEEILEKHYSFLKDHVLEKPRPYYRWDSSTEPNHWLAAVQVWEVKCADLSISPVHKAAIGLVDEEKGISLRFPRFLRVRDDKKPEEATTSSQVAELYKQQQQIQNQQPVEKAEEEDFY; encoded by the exons ATGGACATGCAAGAGGTGAAAGGTCAGCATTCGGAGATAGAACTGGCTGAAGTTAATGGCACTttggaggagggggctgtgaacaAGGGAGAAGAGGACTGCACTAAAGGGGGAGCCCAGGAGAAGCCTGAGCCACCCAAGCCCAGCAGAGCCATCTCCAGCTTCTTTG CCCCCAAGAAGGTGACAGTGGCAAGGGCAGGGAAGGCAGATGAACATGCAGCAGTGGAGATACCACCTGCCCCAACTGGCTCAGCCACAGCGAGCAGCAATGGGAGTGATGGCACAGCTGGCAG TTTCTCCAAGCCAGTTGTGCCACTGGACCCTATGGAGTACAATCCTTCGAAGAGCAGCTACCACCCCATCCAGGATGCCTGCTGGGGGCATGGTCAGAG GGTCCCCTACCTGGCTGTGGCTCGGACCTTTGAGCGGATCGAGGAGGTGTCTGCCCG GCTGAAGAACATTGAGACCCTGAGCAACCTCTTCCGCTCGGTGATCGCCCTGTCGCCATCCGACATTCTGCCCTGCATCTACCTCTGCCTGAACCGCCTGGGCCCTGCCTAcaaggggctggagctgggcatcGGCGAGACCATCCTCATGAAGGCTGTCGCACAGGCAACGG GCCGCCAGCTGGATCAGATCAAAGCCGAGGCCCAGGAGAAGGGGGATCTGGGCTTGGTAGCAGAGAGCAGCCGCAGCAACCAACGCACCATGTTTACGCCGCCCAAGCTGAGTGCTGCTGGGGTTTTCAGCAAGCTACAGGAGATTGCCAGGATGACAGGCAGTGCT TCCATGAACAAGAAGATCGACATCATCAAAGGGCTGTTTGTGGCCTGCCGGCACTCGGAAGCTCGCTACATCACTCG GTCCCTGGGCGGGAAGCTTCGGATTGGGCTGGCAGAGCAGTCAGCGCTGTCAGCCATTGCCCATGCCGTGTCTCTTACTCCCCCAGCACAAG GGTTTCCCCCAGAGGTACTGGATGCTGGCCAGGGCAAGTCTGCAGAGGCACGCAAAACCTGGCTGGAGGAGCAGACCCAGATCCTCAAGCAGACCTTCTG TGAGTTGCCTAGCTATGACATCATAGTGCCCATCCTGCTGGAGCACGGAGTGGAGAGCCTGCCACAGCACTGCAAGATCACCCCAG GGATCCCCCTGAAGCCCATGCTGGCCCAGCCCACCAAGGGCATTGGGGAGGTGCTGAAGCGCTTTGAGGAGGCTGCCTTCACCTGCGAGTACAAGTATGACGGGGAGCGAGCCCAG atCCACATCCTGGAGAATGGCGATGTGCACATCTACAGCCGCAACCAGGAGGACAACACCTCCAAATACCCTGACATCATCAGCCGCATCCCCAAG GTGAAGAAGGGCAGTGTGCGGTCGTGTATCCTGGATGCTGAGGCCGTAGCCTGGGACCCTGAGAAGAGGCAGATTCAACCCTTCCAGGTCCTGACCACGCGGAAGCGCAAG GATGTGGAAGCTGCTGAGATTAAAGTGCAGGTGTGTCTGTATGCCTTCGACATTCTGTACCTCAATGGGGAG TCCCTAGTGAAGAAGCCATTTTCCAGGCGCCGTCAGCTGCTGCACGAGTCTTTTGTGGAGACGGAGGGGGAGTTCCTGTTTGCCACCTCCATGGACACCTCCAGCCTGGACGAGATCTCTGAATTTCTTGACCAGTCCATCAAAG ACTCCTGCGAGGGCCTCATGGTCAAGTCCCTGGAGGTGGATGCCACGTACGAGATCGCCAAGAGATCCCACAAGTGGCTGAAG CTGAAGAAGGATTACCTGGAAGGTGTTGGTGACACTCTGGACTTGGTGGTGATTGGTGCCTACCTGGGCAAGGGCAAGCGAGTAGGCATGTATGGCGGCTTCCTGCTGGCCTGCTACGATGAGGAGAGTGAAGAATACCAGAGCATCTGCAAG ATTGGGACTGGCTTCACAGAGGAGATCCTGGAGAAGCATTACAGCTTCCTGAAG GACCATGTGCTAGAGAAGCCACGGCCCTATTACCGCTGGGATAGCAGCACTGAGCCCAACCACTGGCTGGCAGCTGTGCAGGTGTGGGAAGTGAAGTGCGCTGACCTGTCCATCTCTCCTGTGCACAAGGCAGCTATAGGTCTG GTGGATGAGGAGAAGGGCATCTCCCTGCGCTTTCCCCGGTTCCTGCGCGTGCGTGATGACAAGAAGCCTGAGGAAGCCACCACCAGTTCCCAG GTAGCTGAGCTctacaagcagcagcagcagattcagAACCAGCAGCCTGTGGAGAAGGCTGAGGAGGAGGACTTCTACTAG